TCCACGCTCATCCCGCCGGTGTACCAGGGTCACAAGGACGTCAACGTCTGGTCGCCGTTCATCTACGGCACCGAAGTCCCCATCGCGCCGTACAATTCCCTGGCGCTGGACCAGGACAAGAATGCCGGGTCGGTTTTTTTGCTGCTGAAGATGGACGGCCGGGTGAGGTGGAAGGTCGGGACTTTTATCTCGGGCAGGTACCATTTCTACGTTCGGTGCCCCGCTTTTATCCCTTTGGGTCCGAAGAACAACGGGGTTGTGGTCGGAAATAACGCCATCAAGTACCAGCTGCTGCAGCATTGCAAAGTGAGCgtgtgaagaagaagatggacGGGAACTGGAGGCTAAATGTTACCGTTAAGACGCCGTTAgttcattttctttaatttttctcaaatttcttcttctttttttcttcttaatttgaaCTTTTAGTTGGAGTCTTTGCATCTggttatataattatatatacgCCTTGGTGTTTTGAATTGTAAATTTTGCTATAGAATAAAAACGGAGGATTATGATACAACGTATAGCAAAATTGCAGTCGGTCGGTGGTGATTGATTTtcaattgtataatttaaatttatagtttattttatataattcaaTAATCATGCAATTGGATACAGGTGGAGGTTGGGGtgtcattttctttcaatttatatatatatatatatatttttctctcttctaataattttattttcttttggggaattacttaaataaattatgtCAATTTTGTATTCCTCAAGCTATATGGACATCATCCTTCCCCCTTCATCATTAATTTAGTTGTACCACTTAGCTGGAGAAGTCTTCgtcaacaatttaaaatttagaatcccacttttttttaattctctcACATGGGATgagtctttttttcttttttttttaattttatagaaAAGAGTTTAATTCGATTGGCATAAAAATGGCCAGAAGCTAAggaaaaggagaagaatatGAAACATACATTAATCCGTAGTAATGCAGTTATATTATTGAATGTGATGAATGTTGCTTCCATGATTTACGAGTGGTCCCACTTAGGAAGGTTGGTGAATGGGGCCTACATGGGCTTCAtgggtttataaaagaaaCCTACAAATGATATTAGGGCAGTCAGAGGAGAATCGAACTTAAGATCTTAGATGCATTGATAAATACTGTTAATTATTTTAGCTACAAACCTTCTACCAGATAAATGTGATTAAAATTGGTGGAGCTATAGTAGCTAGGGTGGGGATTATTAGGAATTTTGGATGCGTTGGTTTGAGGGTGGAGTTTATTTATCGTCTTCCACACGGTGGTGGTGGTCCTTTTCAAACCCCCCTCCTCTAGTGAGAATTTGCTCTTTCTACCTACTAATAATGGAGAGATGGAAAGCGACTTTCATGAATAAAAGTTTTCAACATATGGCTCTCATAAAATGTGACATATTGTTGAGCTAAGGATATAAAGAGTGGGGGGGTGGTCTGTGTCAAGCTCTGAAGCTCATCACATGATTGCGTGCACAATGCGTCAAAAGCAAGCAGACAGAATTATATTGGGCGCATTCATAAGATTTTGGTAGCATTTTGATGAGTTCAAAATTATTGGTATGATCAATTAAGATTAGGATCCGGAGGAGTTGGTGTGCATGTTGATTTTGAGTCGTTTTGATCACAGCTGGCATGGAGAATtttaaatcaataaataaaacatagcAGAAATGAAATAAGTGGGtgcatattatatatataattggcaAAAGTATATGCAAAAATAACAGAAGTTTGCGAAATATATGGAGTGTGCAAGATTCAATCCAATTCGACCATACAGGTAGGTTGAGATTTCAGAGGCCTGTCTCAATGAGGGGAATTGGGCTGCCTGGCCATGAAACGCTTACAAAAACCATCAAAGTGAAAAATGAAGCAATAACATAAAACcaaattttcatgtttggtGGGTGGCTTTGGTAATATATTAGTTTGACATGGCGGACCGACTTCAAACCCTAAAAAGTCTAGGGAGTTGCCCTAATGCGACTTTCAGGTTAAAAGTAATATGGGGACATCTTATTAATTCCACCATGTCTAAACTATGGGAGGCTTCCTGGTTTTAGGACCAAAATATGTGAACAAAATAACTTCACATGCCAACAGCAACGCAACTGGTGACACACTTGTGACAAAATCTCATGACTCGGGAAGAAGAACATGTCCCAAGAAAGATAAGAAGATAAGTTCTAGCAGTACtcaaataaaaccaaaataggATTACATTTCTTTTGTAGGTTCATGGCATGTTTATAGGGAGAAAATCCGTCCACATGCTTATGCGTATAATGaatttaagtgattttagggtttgtttggATGAGGGATTTAGATTTTTATGGGATTTATAAATCCACATGGACTAAATGCCTTATTTGGCAAGctcaaaaaaaagaatttagaGGAGGAATTTGTAAAGCCCAAATTCCATTCTGAAATAACGCCTAAACATACATTACTTTGAAATTTCCACACTCGAATGCGACCAAAGCCAACGACAAAATAATTAGCCAAACAACGAATTTTACTAATCTCATCATTGTGAAGTCCCTCACCTTAAAATCCCATCACTTCAAAATCTCTTATCCAAACACAACCTTAAgcaattttctcaaaaaaaattatttaaaatcacttaCTTAAAATGATTATTAACCTATCCAGAATCATTTACAAACAAACTCTTAATCTTGAAGTCGGTTGCTATGGAAACCTTTTAACACTAATCAGTGCAGATAACAAATTACCTTTCGGAGTTTTGGGCTATACTGCCTTCTGCTTCAAGTTAGGCTTTGTGATCTCTAGGCCTCATGAAATTACACATGTGATCTGATGGGCCAAGTTGGGTCAGGCATGGATCCATGAAGATGCATCAGTTATCCCACgagttatattttcttttctttgtttcgaAACCCTAAATTTAAAAGTCCACAAGTTAGGCCAGTTTTGATGAAAGAAAATCTAAACGCATCCATTTTAATCATGTGATATTTTTCAGGACAGGTGGACTATACAGCGTTAAAATAGTCATACGAAGACAGAGATCACTACATGTCACATGTGATGATGTCAATGGTTTAGACTTGGCCGTAAAGAACTCTGAACAAGTCATCCACGAAAGCTTTATAGATAGACTTTGGCCATgcatagtttattttaaattcattGTCATATCTGTGGATTTGcatgaaattcaattcaacaGTGGAGAtggacattttttttttttttttgggtatgtgcGTCAACACGGATTAGGTTGCTTAATTACAATGTCTTTTGGCGGTGACAAATCATATTACTAAATGTAAGAAAGGAAGTTAATTGAGctgggttttttgttttttcacaaacaaaacgacagaaattttcaaatatatatatatatatatatattttgtaaaatGTCAACACACCTAACTTAACGAACATAAAAAATGTATATCATGCTTGTATGTGTGTGAATTGAACTTATTTGGTGTACTCAATTGAATATATGATGAAAATGTGAAACAAAAATGGATTAAGGTTAGAGTTATTGTACACATATAGGTGGCCTAATATAGTTTTataagtttcttttttatgtttttttaaaaactagcCGTCACACATGGCCGTTAGAAcgcttttttcctttttccttttcaaatctttctttcatttgaattGTAAGTATGAAGTGTTTaagcttcttttttctttctggcaTTGTTCATCAAAATTAGCTTCATGAAAATGTCAACATGGTTAATAGAATATTGTTATTTGCTCTCTTCGTTCAAAAATGTATTTAccattacatatgaaaaaggAGTTGTTCATTGAAATCATAGTTTCAGTGGTTAAGAGAAATTACTTTTGCATTCCTGAGGATTAGAAACCCAAATTCTAATTCATAAATATTTAGAATTGAAGTGATTGGTTCGGCGGAGGTATTAACTTTCGTAACCTCTTTGTCCTTTTGGGCTATAATTAGGATTATGAAATTGAAGTACGGTAGAAACAGAGGGAGGCAAAAGTCAAGCAAGGCCAACGGAATCTACCAGGAACCACCTGCCTAAGGACGCTTCAAATCAccccatccccatccccatccccatcCCACACGCTGACGCTGAGTATTAAGTCCCTCGAAAAAGACTTCCTCACAAAAACACTAAACACACCCCCCCTTCCCACTTCTAAATCCGACCTTCTAAAGCAACCgcgtttttcattttctaatccCACCCCCAACGCGGCCTTGCCGCATTCCTAATCCCACCCATATTCCCCCCTTATATATACCACACTTCACCTTCTTCATCTCTCATtctttactctctctctctctaccctTTTgcttataattataatttgatcTCTTCTCAATTCTCTCAGCCATGTCCGAGAAACAATCTCATTTGAACGGGGCCTACTACGGCCCCTCAATCCCACCCAAATCCCAAGCCTACCACCGCCATGGCCGTGGCAGCGACCCCCTCGGCTGCTGCTGTGGCTGCATCTTCAGCCTTATTTTCAAGCTCATTATGACCGCCGTCGTCATAGTGGGCCTGGCCTTTTTCATCTTCTGGCTCATAGTCCGCCCCAACCGCATCAAGTTCCACGTCACCGAAGCCCACCTCACCCAATTCAACTTCTCCAATGACAACACCCTCCACTACAACCTCGCCCTCAACCTCACCATCCGCAACCCCAACAAGAAGATCGGGGTCTACTACGACCGCATCGAGGCCAGGGCCATCTACGAGGACCAGAGGTTCAGCACGTACACCTCGACGACGCCCTTTTACCAAGGGCACAAGACAACGAACGTGGTGAACCCGGTGTTCCAGGGCCAGCAGGTGATCCCAGACACGAAAGTGCTCTCCGAGTACAATGAGCAGAAGAATAGTGGGGTTTACGAGATCGACGTCAAGCTTTACCTTCGGGTTCGATTCAAGTTCGGATTGATCAAGACCGGCAAGTTCAAGCCCAGGATTAAATGTGGGTTGAAGGTTCCTTTGACTCAGAATGGGAGCAAATCACTTGGCACTTTCGAGACTACCAAGTGTGACGTTGATTACTTCAAATCAATCTAAGCTCCACAGCTTGTTGATCCAGTCttagattattatttttttactatt
Above is a genomic segment from Prunus dulcis chromosome 7, ALMONDv2, whole genome shotgun sequence containing:
- the LOC117634741 gene encoding NDR1/HIN1-like protein 1; its protein translation is MSYKDCGQHGHNKRRRRFKRCCAGLLIFNFILLVTILIVWAILQPSKPRFILQDVTVFNFNNSVPNVFSSSFQVTVSSRNPNDKIGIYYDRLNIYATYRNQQITFSTLIPPVYQGHKDVNVWSPFIYGTEVPIAPYNSLALDQDKNAGSVFLLLKMDGRVRWKVGTFISGRYHFYVRCPAFIPLGPKNNGVVVGNNAIKYQLLQHCKVSV
- the LOC117634737 gene encoding NDR1/HIN1-like protein 3; amino-acid sequence: MSEKQSHLNGAYYGPSIPPKSQAYHRHGRGSDPLGCCCGCIFSLIFKLIMTAVVIVGLAFFIFWLIVRPNRIKFHVTEAHLTQFNFSNDNTLHYNLALNLTIRNPNKKIGVYYDRIEARAIYEDQRFSTYTSTTPFYQGHKTTNVVNPVFQGQQVIPDTKVLSEYNEQKNSGVYEIDVKLYLRVRFKFGLIKTGKFKPRIKCGLKVPLTQNGSKSLGTFETTKCDVDYFKSI